Proteins encoded in a region of the Flavobacteriaceae bacterium HL-DH10 genome:
- a CDS encoding mechanosensitive ion channel has protein sequence MNFIGFFDKYQSELLWSGIILISLLIIRFIIHFTITKVARRNGINDARIRLIRRYITVTLFLIALLIESYNLGAKLADLTVIFSSVFAIIGIALFAIWSILSNITSGIIMFFNFPYKVGDKIEIHDKDFPITAIIEDIRAFQLHLRLENGDLVTYPNNLMLQKAVTLIEKDAIDDGSDAI, from the coding sequence ATGAACTTTATTGGTTTTTTTGATAAATACCAAAGTGAATTACTTTGGAGCGGAATCATTTTAATTTCATTACTTATTATAAGATTTATAATCCATTTCACTATTACTAAAGTAGCTAGAAGAAATGGTATAAATGATGCTAGAATAAGGCTTATTCGCAGATACATAACAGTTACCCTTTTTTTAATTGCATTACTTATTGAATCCTACAATCTAGGCGCCAAATTAGCAGATCTTACAGTCATTTTTTCTTCGGTTTTTGCGATAATTGGTATTGCCTTATTTGCCATTTGGTCCATTTTAAGCAATATTACATCGGGTATTATTATGTTTTTTAACTTCCCTTATAAAGTAGGAGATAAAATAGAAATACATGATAAAGATTTTCCTATTACAGCGATTATTGAAGATATAAGAGCTTTCCAATTACATTTACGTCTTGAAAACGGCGACTTAGTAACATACCCAAACAATTTAATGTTACAAAAAGCGGTAACTTTAATAGAAAAGGACGCTATTGACGATGGTAGTGATGCTATTTAA
- a CDS encoding septum formation inhibitor Maf encodes MKKITKVKLLFWLAIGVLITTTSCKKESISKNLNENVDSNFVASQDFNNKKISKEFKDYWYANNAEITSYKLEQARYGEIRNGKAILIYVTEDFLPKKQVKADKNNTNNIAVLKLNAVKKFNTGMYPYSIMQSTFYPVSNNKHAIKVSSSIQEWCGHVYTQLNNKEQFEIMSHSYFENEGDTSFKINKTILENELWTQLRIDPKSLPTGDLKIVPSFEYTRLRHIPIKAYKAVANLKNNTYSISYQELNRTISINFNTSFPYNILGWEETYKSGFGDRAKIMTTKATHIKTIKTAYWKKHDNKDVILRDTLQIN; translated from the coding sequence ATGAAAAAGATTACTAAAGTTAAATTACTTTTTTGGCTAGCCATAGGCGTATTAATAACAACTACATCGTGTAAAAAAGAAAGCATTTCAAAAAATTTAAACGAAAATGTAGACTCCAATTTTGTTGCAAGTCAAGATTTTAATAACAAGAAAATCTCTAAAGAATTTAAAGATTATTGGTATGCTAATAATGCCGAAATCACATCGTACAAGCTAGAACAAGCACGCTATGGAGAAATACGTAACGGAAAAGCAATTTTAATTTATGTAACCGAAGATTTCCTACCAAAGAAACAGGTAAAAGCAGATAAAAACAATACAAATAACATAGCTGTATTAAAACTAAATGCCGTTAAAAAATTTAATACGGGTATGTATCCATACTCCATCATGCAAAGTACATTTTATCCTGTTTCAAACAATAAACATGCAATAAAAGTCTCTAGTTCAATTCAAGAATGGTGTGGACATGTTTACACGCAACTTAATAACAAAGAGCAGTTTGAAATCATGTCGCATTCATATTTTGAAAATGAAGGTGATACCAGTTTTAAAATAAACAAAACTATTTTAGAAAATGAGTTATGGACGCAATTACGTATCGATCCAAAATCTCTACCTACAGGCGATTTAAAAATCGTCCCCTCTTTTGAATATACCAGATTACGACATATTCCTATAAAAGCATATAAAGCAGTTGCTAATTTAAAAAATAACACTTACAGTATATCTTATCAAGAGTTAAACAGAACAATTAGTATAAACTTTAACACTAGTTTTCCTTATAATATTCTAGGTTGGGAAGAGACTTATAAAAGTGGTTTTGGAGACAGAGCAAAAATAATGACAACAAAAGCGACCCACATAAAAACAATAAAAACTGCTTATTGGAAAAAACACGATAATAAAGATGTCATTTTAAGAGATACACTTCAAATAAATTAA
- a CDS encoding Maf family nucleotide pyrophosphatase: MLSEKLKDYHIILASGSPRRQEFFKNLGLDYEIRLKPIKEEYPKRLTHFEISNYLAQLKALPFKDELQKNDILITSDTIVWHNNKALGKPRDENEAFSILKSLSNETHEVITSVCFTTKTYEKTLHAITKVAFKSLTDEEILFYIKTAKPYDKAGAYGIQDWIGQIGVTKLEGSYFNVMGLPIHLVYKTLNDIANTS, from the coding sequence ATGTTAAGCGAAAAACTTAAAGACTATCACATCATTTTAGCTTCGGGATCTCCTAGACGTCAAGAGTTTTTTAAAAACTTAGGTCTTGATTATGAAATTCGCTTAAAACCTATTAAAGAAGAATACCCAAAACGTTTAACCCATTTTGAAATTAGTAATTATTTAGCTCAACTAAAAGCGTTGCCTTTTAAAGATGAATTACAAAAAAACGATATACTCATTACTAGCGACACCATAGTTTGGCACAATAACAAAGCATTAGGAAAACCAAGAGATGAAAACGAAGCGTTTAGTATTTTAAAATCGCTAAGTAATGAAACTCATGAGGTTATTACTTCGGTTTGTTTCACTACAAAAACGTACGAAAAAACACTGCACGCTATTACTAAAGTAGCGTTTAAAAGTTTAACCGACGAAGAAATTTTATTCTATATAAAAACCGCAAAACCTTACGACAAAGCTGGTGCTTATGGCATTCAAGATTGGATTGGACAAATTGGAGTTACAAAATTAGAAGGCTCTTATTTTAATGTCATGGGACTACCTATTCATCTTGTTTACAAAACGTTAAATGACATTGCAAATACTTCTTAA
- a CDS encoding geranylgeranylglycerol-phosphate geranylgeranyltransferase: MHSILNLIRWKNLLMIALVQSLIKYALLEPFGVSTTLNALGIFLLILATIFIAAAGNIINDIYDVETDFVNKPEKLIVGKTISEKTAYTLFIIFNVIGVGIGFYLSNKVDKNAFFSLFVIISALLYVYASYLKQTLLIGNIIISIIVALSILIVGIFELLPAITLQNQQTQLTFFKIIFDYAVFAFMINLLREIAKDLEDIDGDYKAGMNTLPIAIGRTRATNVLFVLSLIPLLSITFYVINSLYKNEIAVGYFLLFIIGPLLYISIKSFNAKTKKEYHHISSILKIVMVFGMLSLLLYKYILF; encoded by the coding sequence ATGCATAGCATTTTAAACCTTATCCGTTGGAAAAACTTATTAATGATTGCCTTAGTGCAATCATTAATAAAATATGCACTTTTAGAACCTTTTGGTGTAAGCACAACTCTTAATGCTTTAGGCATTTTTCTTTTAATACTAGCCACCATTTTTATTGCGGCTGCAGGAAATATTATTAATGATATTTATGATGTTGAAACCGATTTTGTAAACAAGCCTGAAAAGCTTATTGTTGGCAAAACTATTTCAGAAAAAACGGCTTATACCCTATTCATTATTTTTAATGTTATTGGCGTTGGTATTGGGTTTTACTTATCTAATAAAGTAGATAAAAATGCGTTCTTCTCTTTATTTGTCATTATTTCAGCTTTACTATATGTGTATGCTAGTTATTTAAAACAAACATTGCTAATAGGAAATATTATTATTTCTATTATAGTTGCATTAAGTATTTTAATTGTTGGTATTTTCGAATTACTTCCAGCTATAACCCTTCAAAATCAACAAACTCAACTAACCTTTTTCAAAATAATATTCGATTATGCCGTATTTGCTTTCATGATTAATTTATTGAGAGAAATTGCTAAAGACTTAGAAGATATTGATGGTGATTATAAAGCAGGTATGAATACTCTGCCAATCGCTATAGGAAGAACACGAGCTACAAACGTATTATTCGTATTATCTCTTATTCCTTTACTTTCTATAACCTTTTATGTTATAAATTCTCTTTATAAAAACGAAATAGCTGTTGGATATTTTTTGCTTTTCATTATTGGACCATTACTTTATATTAGTATTAAATCTTTTAATGCAAAAACAAAAAAAGAATACCATCATATTAGTAGTATACTAAAAATAGTTATGGTTTTCGGAATGCTTTCTTTACTTTTATACAAGTATATCTTATTTTAA
- a CDS encoding HAD hydrolase family protein, with protein sequence MEEKSYKEYLNHITTFIFDVDGVLTDGSVTVLTNGDLLRKMSIKDGYALKTAIDSGFNICIISGGSNEGVRLRLKGLGITDIYLGAHNKIEQLDEYLTANDIKSENVLYMGDDIPDYPVMKGIGLPCCPQDAVPEIKNISKYISHKKGGKGAARDVIEQVLKVQGKWHGNFNAKYD encoded by the coding sequence ATGGAAGAAAAAAGTTATAAAGAATATTTAAATCATATTACTACATTTATTTTTGATGTAGACGGTGTGCTAACTGATGGTTCGGTTACTGTTTTAACTAATGGGGATTTGTTACGTAAAATGAGTATTAAAGACGGTTATGCATTAAAAACAGCAATTGATTCTGGATTTAACATATGTATTATTTCTGGAGGATCTAATGAAGGGGTTCGTTTAAGATTAAAAGGATTAGGCATTACTGATATATATTTAGGTGCCCATAATAAAATTGAACAGCTAGATGAATACCTTACCGCTAACGATATAAAATCTGAAAACGTCCTTTATATGGGTGACGACATTCCAGATTACCCTGTAATGAAAGGTATTGGCTTACCTTGTTGTCCGCAAGATGCCGTTCCTGAAATCAAGAATATTTCAAAATATATTTCTCATAAAAAAGGAGGCAAAGGTGCCGCTCGCGATGTTATTGAACAAGTCCTTAAAGTACAAGGGAAATGGCATGGTAATTTTAACGCGAAGTACGATTAA
- a CDS encoding DUF2520 domain-containing protein produces MHLAAVFVNNFTNQLYRIGHEITESEGAEFDMLKPLILETAKKVQDLSPFKAQTGPAKRNDKKTIKKHLKLLKEQHHKDIYELLTTSIQHTHGRKKL; encoded by the coding sequence TTGCATTTAGCCGCTGTTTTTGTAAATAACTTCACGAATCAATTATATAGAATCGGACACGAAATAACAGAAAGTGAAGGTGCCGAATTTGATATGTTAAAACCGCTTATTTTAGAAACTGCTAAAAAAGTTCAAGACTTATCGCCTTTTAAAGCACAAACAGGTCCTGCGAAGCGTAATGATAAAAAAACCATCAAAAAACACTTGAAGCTTTTAAAAGAACAACACCATAAAGACATTTACGAATTACTTACAACCTCTATACAACACACTCATGGAAGAAAAAAGTTATAA
- a CDS encoding NAD(P)-binding domain-containing protein: MISVVILGAGNVATHLFKAFNKADNIIVNQWFNRNLKSIEAYKNKVDITDDLSTLKDADIYILAVSDDAIAELSSQIPFENRLVVHTSGSVSVYDIDKKHKRGVFYPLQTFSKDAEMDFKNVPICLETINKECYATIKNLAVAIGSPKKELMETNVKYCI; the protein is encoded by the coding sequence ATGATTTCAGTAGTAATTCTTGGCGCAGGAAATGTGGCAACACATTTGTTTAAAGCTTTTAATAAAGCAGATAATATAATTGTAAACCAATGGTTTAATAGAAACTTAAAATCTATTGAAGCTTATAAAAACAAGGTTGATATAACAGATGATTTGTCGACACTAAAAGATGCAGATATATACATTCTAGCGGTAAGCGATGATGCGATAGCTGAACTTTCTTCTCAAATCCCTTTTGAAAACAGACTAGTTGTACACACGTCTGGAAGCGTTAGTGTTTATGATATTGACAAAAAACACAAACGTGGTGTATTTTATCCACTGCAAACATTTAGCAAAGACGCCGAAATGGATTTTAAAAATGTGCCTATATGCCTTGAAACCATCAATAAAGAATGTTATGCTACTATAAAAAACCTAGCTGTTGCTATTGGAAGTCCAAAAAAAGAGTTAATGGAGACCAACGTAAAATATTGCATTTAG
- a CDS encoding group III truncated hemoglobin, which translates to MTKKDISTREDIFLLVSSFYKKVRKDPVLGPFFNDAIKDWDEHLHKLTTFWESSLFMTRKLEHKYKGNPLEVHAKVDKDNNNSITELHFGLWLNLWFQTIDELFEGDYAENAKRRARKMGTFFYLKIFEARGE; encoded by the coding sequence ATGACAAAAAAAGATATTAGCACAAGAGAAGATATATTTTTACTCGTATCTTCTTTTTATAAAAAGGTTAGAAAGGATCCTGTTTTAGGACCGTTTTTTAATGACGCTATAAAAGATTGGGACGAGCATTTACATAAGCTAACTACCTTTTGGGAATCCAGTCTTTTTATGACTCGAAAATTAGAGCATAAGTACAAAGGGAATCCATTAGAAGTTCATGCGAAAGTTGATAAGGACAACAATAATTCTATAACCGAACTTCATTTTGGCTTATGGTTAAATCTTTGGTTCCAAACTATAGATGAGCTTTTTGAAGGTGATTATGCCGAAAATGCAAAACGACGTGCCAGAAAAATGGGAACCTTTTTTTATTTAAAAATTTTTGAAGCGCGAGGTGAGTAG
- the ccsA gene encoding cytochrome c biogenesis protein CcsA, translated as MQDKLSKILFSTRLTAILFLAFAAAMATGTFLDAGQATSPTPYTRNLIYNAWWFEAIMVFFVINFCGNIFRYRLYKKEKWSTLLLHLAFIFILIGAFITRYASFEGMMAIREGATENTFLSQKTYITTYIDGDYEIDGVPQRLPIQREVDFSGRLENHFKIETKYNQQPITIELEKFIVGAEEDIIPNESGEQYLKLVEAGGNGPHNHFLKVGQVSSIHNVLIALNKPTDGAINITYKNDNLTIQSPFEGEYMTMATMAQGKLVKDSLQPLILRSRYVIGNMQMVFPKPVVKGVFDIVQKSRILKNDSDGLVLKVTTNGETKRVGLLGGKGMNNAFKQIKVGGLDFAFKYGSKVLELPFSIKLNDFEAERYPGTEKGYSSYSSKVTVIDDKTDDFDYKIFMNNILDHGGYRFFQSSFDPDEKGTVLSVNHDYWGSLLTYIGYFMLYFGLMAILFSKHSRFGDLKKQLEKVKAKKAKLLTVIVLCFGLNVFSQGHSENDGHDHSRPTKTQMDSVLKANITPKAHADEFGHLVIQDLSGRMMPVDTYASEMLRKLSKQESYEEFDANQVFLSIQESPQLWYNIPIIYLKPKKADSIRKLIGVEKTVKYATLADFFTDRGAYKLAPYLDEAYKAQVPSGFQKEFKEADQRVNLLYNAVEGMSLKIFPIPDDDNNKWISAYDYKFGNHKIEDSLYGNFIKNGFKAYLYTLNNAKQTGDFSEASKLLAAFKKTQHQLGSSVMLSDDKINTEILYNRYDIFKKLFSWYMYAGTLLFVLLIVQIFKDKSKILDTSVTVFKFIILGLFVLHTAGLIARWYISGHAPWSDAYESMIYVAWATMFFGLAFGRKSDLTLASTAFVTSMILMIAHWNWMDPAIANLQPVLNSYWLMIHVAVIVASYGPFTLGMILGVVSLFLMIFTTEKNKTKMSLNINELTIINEMALTVGLVMLTIGNFLGGMWANESWGRYWGWDPKETWALISIMIYAFVIHMRLVPGLRGRWGFNLASIIAYASILMTYFGVNFYLAGLHSYASGDQIVSVKFIIIACVIVAILGGFAYRGYAKHYKK; from the coding sequence ATGCAAGATAAACTCTCCAAAATTCTTTTTTCAACACGACTTACCGCTATTTTATTTCTTGCCTTTGCAGCTGCTATGGCAACAGGTACATTTTTAGACGCTGGACAAGCAACATCACCTACGCCATACACTAGAAATTTAATATATAATGCTTGGTGGTTTGAAGCTATTATGGTGTTTTTTGTGATTAATTTCTGTGGAAATATTTTTAGATACCGTTTATATAAAAAAGAAAAGTGGTCAACATTACTATTGCATTTAGCTTTCATCTTCATTTTAATAGGTGCATTTATTACAAGATATGCCAGTTTTGAAGGTATGATGGCGATACGGGAAGGCGCAACTGAAAACACTTTTTTATCTCAAAAAACATATATAACAACTTATATAGATGGAGATTATGAAATTGATGGTGTCCCTCAGCGGTTACCTATTCAACGAGAAGTTGATTTTTCTGGACGTTTAGAAAACCATTTTAAAATTGAAACGAAATATAATCAGCAGCCAATAACTATAGAACTTGAAAAGTTCATAGTAGGAGCTGAAGAAGATATTATACCCAATGAAAGCGGAGAGCAATATTTAAAGTTAGTGGAAGCAGGAGGTAACGGACCTCATAATCACTTTTTAAAAGTAGGGCAGGTAAGTAGTATTCATAATGTTTTAATAGCATTAAATAAACCAACCGATGGTGCTATAAATATTACTTATAAAAATGATAATTTAACTATTCAATCGCCATTTGAAGGAGAATATATGACTATGGCTACTATGGCGCAAGGAAAATTGGTTAAAGACAGTTTGCAGCCTTTAATATTACGTTCGCGTTACGTGATTGGTAATATGCAAATGGTGTTTCCAAAACCTGTTGTAAAAGGGGTGTTTGATATTGTACAAAAATCAAGAATTTTAAAGAATGATAGCGATGGTTTAGTATTAAAAGTAACTACAAATGGAGAAACAAAGCGTGTCGGTTTATTGGGAGGCAAAGGCATGAATAATGCTTTTAAACAAATTAAAGTCGGTGGATTAGATTTTGCTTTTAAATACGGATCTAAAGTTCTAGAATTGCCGTTTTCAATAAAATTGAATGATTTTGAAGCGGAACGTTACCCTGGAACAGAAAAAGGTTACTCGTCATATTCTAGTAAAGTTACAGTTATCGATGATAAAACAGATGATTTTGATTATAAGATATTTATGAATAATATTTTAGATCATGGTGGTTATCGCTTTTTTCAATCGAGTTTCGATCCTGATGAAAAAGGAACTGTGCTCTCTGTTAATCACGATTATTGGGGCTCTTTATTGACTTATATTGGCTATTTTATGCTATACTTTGGACTAATGGCTATTCTGTTTTCAAAGCATTCTCGTTTTGGCGATTTAAAAAAGCAATTAGAAAAAGTTAAAGCTAAAAAAGCAAAACTACTTACTGTTATTGTATTGTGTTTTGGATTAAATGTATTTTCTCAAGGACATTCTGAAAATGATGGTCACGATCATTCTAGACCAACAAAAACTCAAATGGATTCAGTCCTAAAAGCGAATATAACACCAAAAGCGCATGCCGATGAATTTGGACATTTAGTTATTCAAGATCTTAGCGGACGTATGATGCCTGTAGATACTTATGCGTCTGAAATGCTTCGTAAATTAAGTAAACAGGAATCTTATGAAGAGTTTGATGCTAACCAAGTGTTTTTGTCTATTCAAGAAAGTCCGCAACTTTGGTACAACATACCTATCATATATTTAAAACCTAAAAAAGCCGATTCGATACGTAAGCTTATTGGGGTTGAAAAAACTGTAAAGTATGCTACTCTTGCAGACTTTTTTACGGATAGAGGGGCGTATAAATTAGCGCCTTATTTAGATGAAGCATATAAAGCTCAGGTGCCTAGTGGTTTTCAAAAAGAATTTAAAGAAGCAGATCAACGTGTTAATTTATTATATAATGCTGTTGAAGGCATGTCTTTAAAAATATTTCCAATTCCAGATGATGATAATAATAAATGGATTTCTGCTTACGATTATAAGTTTGGTAATCATAAAATAGAAGATTCTCTGTATGGAAATTTTATCAAAAACGGATTTAAAGCCTACTTGTATACGCTTAATAACGCTAAACAAACAGGTGATTTTTCCGAAGCATCAAAACTTTTGGCTGCTTTCAAAAAAACACAACATCAATTGGGAAGTAGCGTCATGCTAAGCGACGATAAAATAAACACTGAAATCCTATATAACAGGTATGATATTTTTAAGAAGTTGTTCAGTTGGTATATGTATGCAGGTACTTTATTATTTGTGTTATTAATTGTTCAAATATTTAAAGATAAGAGTAAAATATTAGATACTTCTGTAACAGTTTTTAAGTTTATTATTTTAGGTTTATTTGTTTTGCATACGGCGGGTTTAATTGCACGTTGGTACATATCTGGTCACGCACCTTGGAGTGATGCTTATGAGTCTATGATTTATGTAGCCTGGGCAACCATGTTCTTTGGTTTGGCTTTTGGAAGAAAGAGCGATTTAACACTTGCTTCTACCGCATTTGTAACTTCTATGATTTTAATGATAGCCCATTGGAATTGGATGGATCCAGCAATTGCTAACCTTCAACCAGTTTTAAATAGTTATTGGCTCATGATTCATGTCGCAGTTATTGTTGCTAGTTACGGACCTTTTACCTTAGGGATGATTTTAGGTGTGGTGTCTTTATTTTTAATGATTTTTACTACTGAAAAGAACAAAACTAAAATGTCATTAAATATAAATGAACTTACTATAATTAATGAAATGGCTTTAACAGTTGGTCTAGTCATGCTTACCATTGGAAACTTTTTAGGTGGTATGTGGGCTAACGAAAGTTGGGGACGCTATTGGGGTTGGGATCCAAAAGAAACTTGGGCACTTATTAGTATTATGATTTATGCCTTTGTAATACATATGCGATTGGTTCCTGGGCTTCGTGGGCGTTGGGGTTTCAATTTAGCTTCAATTATAGCTTATGCTAGTATTTTAATGACGTATTTTGGGGTGAATTTCTATCTAGCTGGACTTCACAGTTATGCCAGTGGCGATCAAATTGTAAGTGTTAAATTTATAATAATTGCTTGCGTAATTGTTGCAATACTTGGTGGATTCGCCTATCGAGGTTATGCGAAACATTATAAAAAGTAA
- the mscL gene encoding large conductance mechanosensitive channel protein MscL, with amino-acid sequence MKLFKEFKEFAVKGNMMDMAIGIIIGAAFNKVIDVLVKKIFLPPLSLLTGGVNFQNRRIILKEAVTDAAGTLITDEVAIGYGALGEVLLDFLIIGFTVFIIVKFMNRLRNKAQDTKDETVATPKDIELLSHLTELMEEQNALLKAKQ; translated from the coding sequence ATGAAACTATTCAAAGAATTTAAAGAGTTTGCTGTAAAAGGTAATATGATGGATATGGCCATTGGTATTATTATTGGCGCAGCATTTAATAAAGTAATTGATGTATTAGTAAAGAAAATATTTTTACCACCATTATCTTTATTAACAGGAGGTGTTAATTTTCAAAATAGACGTATTATATTAAAAGAAGCGGTAACTGATGCTGCAGGAACTCTTATTACAGATGAAGTAGCTATAGGTTATGGGGCTTTAGGAGAAGTGTTATTAGATTTTCTTATTATAGGTTTTACAGTATTTATTATTGTTAAATTTATGAATAGATTAAGAAATAAAGCTCAAGATACAAAAGACGAAACCGTTGCAACGCCAAAAGATATTGAGTTACTTTCTCATCTTACCGAATTAATGGAAGAACAAAATGCTTTACTAAAAGCTAAACAATAA
- a CDS encoding DM13 domain-containing protein, whose translation MRVFYLFFLVLISFQSCSTSSNDDMIVKEEKEMEMKEEMQMEEDMSNSNLLSGDFISGAHTTSGKASVNEDNTTLSFLNFKTDEGPLLEIYLATDTSAKEYITLGVIKGVNGNYEYDLPENIDLVKYNHVLVWCVTFSVNFGHAVLK comes from the coding sequence ATGAGAGTATTCTATTTGTTTTTTCTAGTTTTAATTTCTTTTCAATCGTGTTCAACATCAAGTAATGATGATATGATTGTAAAAGAAGAGAAGGAAATGGAAATGAAAGAGGAGATGCAAATGGAAGAAGATATGTCTAATTCAAATTTGTTATCTGGCGATTTTATTTCTGGTGCACATACAACTTCAGGCAAAGCTTCTGTAAACGAAGATAATACCACTTTATCATTTTTAAATTTTAAGACAGATGAAGGTCCTTTATTAGAAATATATTTAGCTACAGATACTTCTGCTAAAGAATATATAACATTAGGTGTTATAAAAGGAGTTAATGGTAATTACGAATATGATTTACCTGAAAACATTGATTTAGTAAAGTATAATCATGTACTTGTTTGGTGTGTTACTTTTTCTGTTAATTTTGGGCATGCTGTGTTAAAGTAA
- a CDS encoding HAD family phosphatase, protein MLKAVIFDMDGVIINSETLHHKAYHKMFEEVNIKVSDALYESCTGQSTLNVCKYVKDTFKLKETPETLVAIKRKHYEYIFENDKTFDLIDGVLNLIKDYHANDLTLVLASSASMPSIDRIFNRFDLNKYFKAKLSGADLKASKPHPEIFIKAAEASGFNTEECIVIEDSTNGIAAANAANIFCVGFDSEHSKNQDYTNANLKIGDFKEVYYNKIKTLL, encoded by the coding sequence ATGCTAAAAGCAGTTATTTTTGACATGGATGGGGTTATTATTAATAGTGAGACTTTACACCATAAGGCCTACCACAAAATGTTTGAAGAAGTAAATATTAAGGTGTCTGATGCCCTTTACGAATCTTGTACTGGACAATCTACATTAAATGTGTGCAAGTATGTTAAAGACACTTTTAAACTTAAAGAAACACCCGAAACTTTAGTTGCTATTAAACGTAAACATTATGAATACATTTTTGAAAATGATAAAACATTCGATTTAATTGATGGTGTTTTAAATTTAATAAAAGATTATCACGCTAATGATTTAACTTTAGTTTTAGCATCATCTGCATCTATGCCAAGTATTGACCGTATTTTTAATCGTTTTGATTTAAATAAATATTTTAAAGCAAAATTAAGTGGCGCCGATTTAAAAGCATCAAAACCACATCCTGAAATTTTTATTAAAGCTGCCGAAGCCTCTGGTTTTAATACAGAAGAGTGTATTGTTATTGAAGATTCTACTAACGGAATAGCTGCTGCTAACGCTGCTAATATATTTTGCGTCGGATTTGATAGTGAACACTCTAAAAATCAAGATTACACAAATGCTAATTTAAAAATTGGTGATTTTAAAGAGGTTTATTATAATAAAATAAAAACGTTACTTTAA
- the rlmF gene encoding 23S rRNA (adenine(1618)-N(6))-methyltransferase RlmF gives MYHYCRTLVILKVKYKIIKTNPTFHKRNKHKSGYDLDVLCEKYPDLLPFVFKNKYETKTIDFANPKAVKALNTALLFKYYDIKFWEFSDSNLCPPIPGRVDYIHHLSDLIRKSEIKEDITILDVGVGATCIYPILGHAEYDWHFVGTDIDENSLQFTQKIINENELEAAISLRHQKDTSQIFKGILNKNDKFAASICNPPFYKSEVEALEATTRKLKGLNREVDATVRNFSGTHHELWYNGGEKAFLHNYLYESSLFKEQCHWFTTLVSKKDLVKGMYSSLKKLGATDIKTLNMGQGNKISRIVAWTFLEK, from the coding sequence TTGTATCATTATTGCAGAACATTAGTTATACTTAAAGTTAAATATAAAATCATCAAAACAAATCCAACCTTCCACAAAAGAAATAAGCATAAATCAGGATATGATTTGGATGTTTTATGTGAAAAATATCCAGATTTATTACCCTTTGTATTTAAAAATAAATACGAAACGAAAACTATAGATTTCGCAAATCCAAAAGCGGTAAAAGCTTTAAATACAGCTTTGTTGTTTAAGTATTATGATATTAAATTTTGGGAATTCTCAGATAGTAATTTATGTCCGCCAATTCCTGGGCGCGTAGATTATATACATCATCTTTCAGATTTGATTCGTAAATCTGAAATTAAAGAAGATATAACAATTTTAGATGTTGGCGTAGGAGCAACCTGTATATATCCTATTTTAGGACATGCTGAATATGATTGGCATTTTGTAGGCACCGATATTGATGAAAATTCATTACAGTTTACTCAGAAAATCATAAACGAGAATGAGTTGGAAGCTGCTATATCATTGCGACACCAAAAAGATACATCTCAAATTTTTAAAGGGATTTTAAATAAAAATGACAAGTTTGCAGCGTCTATTTGTAATCCGCCATTCTACAAATCGGAAGTAGAAGCATTAGAAGCAACTACTAGAAAATTAAAAGGATTGAATAGGGAAGTGGATGCTACTGTTAGAAATTTTTCTGGCACACATCATGAACTTTGGTATAATGGAGGTGAAAAAGCATTTCTTCATAATTATTTGTATGAGAGTTCTTTGTTTAAAGAACAGTGTCATTGGTTTACAACACTAGTTTCAAAAAAAGACTTGGTAAAAGGGATGTATTCGTCTTTGAAGAAATTAGGAGCTACCGATATTAAAACCTTAAATATGGGGCAGGGTAATAAAATTTCACGAATTGTAGCTTGGACTTTTTTAGAAAAATAA